From the Fusarium oxysporum Fo47 chromosome X, complete sequence genome, the window AGATTCAGCAATAACCCAAGCATCTTGCTCCCATTGCTGCTGTTCAAAGTCCAAGCCACCGCAGTCATTCAACTCGGGTTGATGAAAGTCGTTGGTGAGGGGTAGATCCACCGCGCAATTGTCAAGATCTTCACCAATGCTCGAATTGGCGATGGCGTAGTTTATGTGAGAGACAGCCAAAGCCTCCGTCTGAGTGAGAATCTTGAAAACAACATCTGTGCTCTCAGCCTCCCCATCATCGACTTGGTCTTCTTCAGCGAACTGGTCAATGTACCAGACTGCGCCTCTGctcttggcttcatcatcaacgacgaTAAATGGATCTTTGTTTCCGGCTTCAGTTTCTTTTGCGCGAATGTATTGATGCGATTTGCCTAGATAATCTTCTGGTGCGTGGAGAATCTTGAGCTGCATGAGAGGAGCGAATTTGGAGCATGCGCCCAGCTCAAAAGCTGCCTTGAAGGCTTTCAGCTCTTCATCTGTGAATGGAGTGGCGAGATAGCATTTGAGGCAATCGCCATGTTGACTAGGCGATAGATAAACCATTTTCGCGATTATTGTTAGTGCGATGTTATGTCAAAAGTTCCTTGTTTTAGAAGCAAAAGAGAATCCGACATTTTTATACAGCATTTGGGTTCAGTGTTGGGATCCGAACCCTAGCCATTAGAACAGGCAGTGCAAGCGCTAAAGCGAGGTCTGCCTAGAATAGGGGAATGATGATGTAGGATCTGCGGCACGGTCACGTATTCAATATTACCCGGAGGTTATTGGTCTCACTTATCGCATTTGAGAATTTGAGCATGTTCTATTCAATTGCGACTAGATAATTAATTGGCTATTAATAGCATATCTAGGCAAAGGTTCCGGGCTGAGGACCAAAAATCGTTCCATTGGGAACTTTGAGTCTGGTGCAGGTCTCAGCTTCACAACCACTGTCTGCACTGTTGCCGATCCAATTGATGGACGCGCCGTGGTAGCTCACAGCGAAAAAGATGACCACCGCAGCGAGAGCGATGCCAGTCTGCCAAGCTGCAGAAAGGACATAGTTGTACTTTCCCCAGAACTGAAGGTATCTCTTTCGGACGATGACCCAAGAGATCCAGCCTGGAATGACAGCCGGCCAGACATAGGCCAGGTTGTAGGGAGACCAGATGTGACCACCGCTGAAGATAACGACGGGATGAAGCTTTGTCAGCCAGTGCGTCTTGGGGAGGTTGCGGGTCGCGTAGTAGTAGATAACGGGGAAGGCCAATCCAACTGGGAACGCAGCGAGGAGAGCTGTGTACATGCCTCCTTCACCAAACACCCTTTGAGGGGCAAGAGAGCCAAAGAGCACGGCAGCGGTGAAGTATGACTCAACGCCAGGACAAGTGAAGCGATCCTTTTGGGTAGGCTGGCAGATTTCGGGGATGTTGCGGATCTGGAAATTCATCACTGCGGTGCAAACAAAGGCGGAGACAACAGCTATTGAAGGTCAGTTAAGTTGAGCTGTAAATACTGGTGGTGAGACTTACTGGCCACAGTCTGGCACCAGAAGGTCTGTCGCTGAGGAATCTTGAGGTAGTGACCGAGCTTCAGATCATTGGCAAAATCGAGGGCGTGGGCGACTGTCACATATCCAAACCCTTTGAAAAAGTTCATCTACTAATGTTAGGTGCAAAGATTAGAGTCTTGTTGGTCGGATACTTACAGCCAAGGCATTACCAGGCTGCCATGCTCCTCCAATAAACTCAGCAAGGACATTGAACTCAACTTCGATGCCAGTAGTGGCAAAAATGATTCCAGTAGGAATAGTGAAGAGGATCGCAAGAGCAAGGCCAAAGAAGACGGTGCCGACACTGGTGTTGGTGGGCCAGGCTGCTACAGAAGCAATGCCGaaagcaacaccaacaatcTATATCGCATTAGTCACTGCCACTATGCTTCTCTAAAGAACTTACGTTGAGTATCAAGTACCACCACTCTGGAACCTCTTTGTACTGCTCCATTAGCTTTGTATGAACATCCTTGAACTCGTTGATTttgctgttcttcttgaagctttCCCAAAGCGACACAAAACCAAGCTTGATGTCGTTCCAGTGGTAAAGAGCAGCATAGGAGATGATCGCACTATAAACGGCAAAGAAGTAGATGCTATTCTTGTCAGTAACATGTGCGTTACTAGCCAAAGGGAGATGCTTACTAGTAAGTGATAGATGAGGCTGCGATGTAGACCTGGCTGTAAGCCTGATACTTCTCTGCATCCAGTAATCCACGATCATCCAAGATAGAAGATACGTTGTACTTGGCGCCCGTGTTATCGAACATGGTATTTGTGTTAATAGGAAGGTATCCAGTGTTGTAGGTGTTGTTCCAGTACATGGCGATGATAGTAATTCCACCCAACAAGGCACCGAGGAACATGTTGACCGTGACATGGAAGGGAACCAAAAGAGGGTCGATATAGTAAGTGGCAATGTTCCAGTCAAAGGTTGGAAGAGGGTTGAAGCCAAGGCCCTTAGATACGCCGGTGATGGCTGTAAGGGTGAAATTATTGGGTGAGATCCACGCAAGCCAGTTGAAGAGGGACAGTGCTGTAGCGATGAGGTCGGggaaccagaaccagacGAACATGGCGGCGAAGGAGAGCATGAAGAAGCGGTACCGGGACATGGTGTACATTTTCTTGAAGGGACCAAGCACGCTTGCGTTTCCAGATTCTTCGGCGGTCAGTCAACTTGGCACACTAGATATGCGGCTTCTGAGGACTTACCATTGTGTAGACTCTGATTGAGGGCGATGGTTGCGAGGGAGCGAGGCCAGATACAGAAGGATGGGTAGACTAGGAAACGTCGCGCCAACCCAGCAAGACCGAAGCCTAGCAAGTTCATCGCCAGCTATTACGGTTAGTAAAACTCAATGAGAGCTGTTTCGCAGTTCTACTCACCGAGAGGCAGATCTGAAAGCCAAAATCGGCAGCAAATGGCAAATCAAAGTACTTCTTCAACCAACTGGTGAAAATGATGTATCGCGAATGAGGCAAACTCGTCGAGACATTCGCCATGATTGAGATCAGCATGTGCTCCTTTTGGTTGAACTTTCCAGGATTGAGCTGTAGCCTTTGGCCAAACAACGTGAAGTCGCCGACTGGAAGCCATTTCTCCCAAGCTTTACCCAGCGGAAACGAGAGGAGCTGAATGACTGGGGCTTGAAGTCGGATAGTCGGTTGTCGCACTGAGAACAGCTGGTTCACGAAACTCTGCACGATCACGAAAAAGAGACCGATGGTCCATGCTCGAATAGTTCCAGCTGGTGTCGATGGGTCGTCCTTGTTGCTTACTACAGCGCGGACTTCTGCGTAGGGTGAATTGATAGTGACGAGTGAAATCTCGGTCTTGATGTCTGAGATGAGATCTTCATGTTTGTGAGGATTGGCGAAAATATCTTCGTTGCTGAGGAATGCTTGAATACGCATGATAGCCTCTGAGCTGAAGTTGGGGTCATGTTCATGAAGGTAGATCAAGTTTTCAGCGCGCTGGATCGATGTTAGAGAATATCAGCGATCAATATTCGGTATTCTCACCCTTCTCGTCTCATCCAAGTCCATCGTACGCGCATGCTCCTCTGCTTCGATGATTTCCTCGGGCGTAGCACCCAAGATCTGCGCTCTTCCGTTCATGGACTCATCCTTGAGGGATCCAGTAGAGGCAACATCCGCTCGCTTGTCTGTCGCTTGGATGCCACTATCTGTGACGGCCTTCTCCGAATTGGAGGTCATGCTTGTGTTAGATTGTGATGGATCGGTAGATGCGCCTTGACAGACGGAAAATTGGGAAACCATCTTATAAAAGGCGTTGTTGCAAACCCGTTCGGACGAGGCCGATCACGACCCAGTTGTCTTGCAGCACGTTTTTCTTGGCGAGTGTTCTCGATGGAGTAATTGCGCACGACAATCGCCTATACTCGCGGACTTGATGCCTGCGTTTGTCCTGGTAAGGTCGTATGGGGCCGTGTGGGTTGTCGGGCCGGCGATGGAACCTTTCGGGGCAGCTAAGAGATACGATTGATAAGAGTATCCAGATGTTCAGGGTTTGTTTGCAAAGAACTTTTTAGGAGTCGATTTTCTTCCCCAGGTCGTAGACATCAATCTCAAAGATTGTTGATGCAAGAGAGAAAGGCACGTACGTATCATCGATGTTTGTTGCCCTCCAGTACAAGAGAGTTTTCGTATTGATACACAAAGCATTTCAACACGATCTCGTGGCGTGAACTGCCACTGGACTTGGTGAACATCAGCCACATGAAAGCTCTTCCGTGTGGATTACCTATCAGGGATCAATGGGAAACGACATGGCGAACTCAAATTGCGTGCTTGCAAAGTGGATGCGTATCATTTTCGGGCCGCAATATTTCTCCATCATATAAACTTTTTAAACCATCGCGCCTTCGCATCCTTGTTGTGAGCGATCGGTTTCGGTTTTTCTTTTACGTATATCCTTGCACTGGGGTACAAGCTCAAAAGGATGTGTTCTGGGCTACGCAACCAAAAGCCAGCAAGTGAACTTAAACTGAGCAATGCTACTCGATATCCCATTCCTTCCAAATGGTGCTCAACCactccttgatcttgactcTTTGTCCCCCAACATGCCGACCATCAACAATTTCGCCTCCCATCATGACAGTGCCATCCCTTAGCCCTGTGCTTTCTCTCAAGTTCCACCGCGGAACATGAAGCCACTTGTGGCCTGCATCACAAGCCAACATCTTCGATGTGCCTTGCTGAAGCAGCGGTAAACAGTTTTGACAAAAGGGAGTGTCCCAGCAGTATTTACAAATGTTAATGTCAGTCTCGAAATCCCAGGTCCCTCCGCAATT encodes:
- a CDS encoding OPT oligopeptide transporter protein-domain-containing protein translates to MTSNSEKAVTDSGIQATDKRADVASTGSLKDESMNGRAQILGATPEEIIEAEEHARTMDLDETRRRAENLIYLHEHDPNFSSEAIMRIQAFLSNEDIFANPHKHEDLISDIKTEISLVTINSPYAEVRAVVSNKDDPSTPAGTIRAWTIGLFFVIVQSFVNQLFSVRQPTIRLQAPVIQLLSFPLGKAWEKWLPVGDFTLFGQRLQLNPGKFNQKEHMLISIMANVSTSLPHSRYIIFTSWLKKYFDLPFAADFGFQICLSLAMNLLGFGLAGLARRFLVYPSFCIWPRSLATIALNQSLHNESGNASVLGPFKKMYTMSRYRFFMLSFAAMFVWFWFPDLIATALSLFNWLAWISPNNFTLTAITGVSKGLGFNPLPTFDWNIATYYIDPLLVPFHVTVNMFLGALLGGITIIAMYWNNTYNTGYLPINTNTMFDNTGAKYNVSSILDDRGLLDAEKYQAYSQVYIAASSITYYAIISYAALYHWNDIKLGFVSLWESFKKNSKINEFKDVHTKLMEQYKEVPEWWYLILNIVGVAFGIASVAAWPTNTSVGTVFFGLALAILFTIPTGIIFATTGIEVEFNVLAEFIGGAWQPGNALAMNFFKGFGYVTVAHALDFANDLKLGHYLKIPQRQTFWCQTVATVVSAFVCTAVMNFQIRNIPEICQPTQKDRFTCPGVESYFTAAVLFGSLAPQRVFGEGGMYTALLAAFPVGLAFPVIYYYATRNLPKTHWLTKLHPVVIFSGGHIWSPYNLAYVWPAVIPGWISWVIVRKRYLQFWGKYNYVLSAAWQTGIALAAVVIFFAVSYHGASINWIGNSADSGCEAETCTRLKVPNGTIFGPQPGTFA